A single genomic interval of Burkholderia cepacia ATCC 25416 harbors:
- a CDS encoding CTP synthase, giving the protein MTKYVFVTGGVVSSLGKGIAAASLAAILESRGLKVTLLKLDPYINVDPGTMSPFQHGEVFVTEDGAETDLDLGHYERFISTKMRKANNFTTGQIYESVIRKERRGDYLGKTVQVIPHITNEIQAFIERGAASATCGEPDVAIVEIGGTVGDIESLPFLEAARQMSLRLGRNSACFVHLTLVPYVATAGELKTKPTQHSVQKLREIGILPHVLLCRADRRIPDDESKKISMFSNVPEDAVISVWDADSIYKIPQMLHDQGLDRIICEELKLSPKDADLSMWSELVEKLENPKHEVTIGMVGKYVDLTESYKSLIEALRHASLHTSTKVNIEYIDSEEIESNGVDSLKHLDAVLVPGGFGRRGTEGKIAAIRYAREAKVPYLGICLGMQLAVIEFARDVVGLKQANSTEFEPDTPERVVALITEWYDRDGKVETRTEESDLGGTMRLGSQRCPIKPGTMAEEIYGKDVNERHRHRYEVNNRFVPQLEAGGLIISARTPSEDLPEMMELPRSMHPWFVGVQFHPEFTSTPRDGHPLFKSFVEAALANKQARGVQA; this is encoded by the coding sequence ATGACCAAATATGTTTTCGTCACCGGCGGCGTAGTTTCTTCCCTCGGCAAGGGTATTGCCGCCGCCTCCCTCGCCGCGATCCTCGAATCGCGCGGTCTGAAAGTCACCCTCCTCAAACTCGATCCCTACATCAACGTCGACCCCGGCACGATGAGCCCGTTCCAGCACGGCGAAGTGTTCGTGACGGAAGACGGAGCGGAGACCGACCTCGACCTCGGCCACTATGAGCGCTTCATCAGCACGAAGATGCGCAAGGCCAACAACTTCACGACCGGCCAGATCTACGAATCGGTGATCCGCAAGGAACGCCGCGGCGACTATCTCGGCAAGACCGTGCAGGTGATTCCGCACATCACGAACGAAATCCAGGCGTTCATCGAGCGCGGGGCGGCATCGGCCACCTGCGGCGAGCCGGATGTCGCGATCGTCGAGATCGGCGGCACGGTCGGCGACATCGAATCGCTGCCGTTCCTTGAAGCCGCGCGCCAGATGAGCCTGCGCCTCGGCCGCAACAGCGCGTGCTTCGTGCACCTGACGCTGGTGCCGTACGTCGCGACGGCCGGCGAGCTGAAGACGAAGCCGACCCAGCACAGCGTGCAGAAGCTGCGCGAGATCGGCATCCTGCCGCACGTGCTGCTGTGCCGTGCGGACCGCCGCATTCCGGACGACGAATCGAAGAAGATCTCGATGTTCTCGAACGTGCCGGAAGACGCCGTGATCTCGGTGTGGGACGCCGACAGCATCTACAAGATTCCGCAGATGCTGCACGACCAGGGCCTCGACCGGATCATCTGCGAGGAACTGAAGCTGTCGCCGAAGGACGCCGACCTGAGCATGTGGTCGGAACTCGTCGAGAAGCTCGAGAACCCGAAGCACGAAGTGACGATCGGCATGGTCGGCAAGTACGTCGACCTGACCGAGTCGTACAAGTCGCTGATCGAGGCGCTGCGCCACGCATCGCTGCACACGTCGACCAAGGTCAACATCGAATACATCGACTCGGAAGAGATCGAGTCGAACGGTGTCGACAGCCTGAAGCACCTCGACGCCGTGCTGGTGCCGGGCGGTTTCGGCCGTCGCGGCACGGAAGGCAAGATCGCGGCGATCCGCTATGCGCGTGAAGCCAAGGTGCCGTATCTCGGCATCTGCCTCGGCATGCAGCTCGCGGTGATCGAATTCGCACGCGACGTCGTCGGCCTGAAGCAGGCGAACAGCACGGAATTCGAGCCGGACACGCCGGAACGCGTGGTCGCGCTGATCACCGAGTGGTATGACCGCGACGGCAAGGTCGAGACGCGCACCGAGGAATCCGACCTCGGCGGCACGATGCGCCTCGGTTCGCAGCGCTGCCCGATCAAGCCCGGCACGATGGCCGAGGAAATCTATGGCAAGGACGTGAACGAACGCCATCGCCACCGTTATGAAGTCAATAACCGCTTCGTGCCCCAGCTCGAAGCCGGCGGCCTTATCATCAGCGCCCGTACCCCGAGCGAGGATCTGCCGGAAATGATGGAGCTGCCGCGTTCGATGCACCCGTGGTTCGTCGGCGTCCAGTTCCACCCGGAATTCACGTCCACGCCGCGTGACGGTCATCCCCTCTTCAAGTCGTTCGTCGAAGCCGCGCTCGCCAACAAGCAAGCGCGCGGAGTGCAGGCATGA
- the eno gene encoding phosphopyruvate hydratase: MSAIVDIIGREILDSRGNPTVECDVLLESGTMGRAAVPSGASTGSREAIELRDGEAGRYNGKGVLKAVEHINTEISEAIMGLDASEQAFLDKTLLELDGTDNKSRLGANAMLAVSMAVAKAAAEEAGLPLYRYFGGSGAMQLPVPMMNIVNGGAHANNSLDIQEFMIVPVSQPTFREALRCGAEVFHALKKILSDRGMSTAVGDEGGFAPNFGSNDECLSTILQAIEKAGYRAGEDVLLALDCAASEFYHDGKYQLAGEGLQLSSAEFTDYLATLADKFPIVSIEDGMHESDWEGWKLLTDRLGKKVQLVGDDLFVTNTRILKEGIEKGIANSILIKINQIGTLTETFAAIEMAKRAGYTAVISHRSGETEDSTIADIAVGLNAGQIKTGSLSRSDRISKYNQLLRIEEDLGDIASYPGKSAFYNLR, from the coding sequence ATGAGTGCAATCGTAGATATCATCGGCCGCGAGATTCTGGATTCGCGCGGCAACCCCACCGTCGAATGCGACGTGCTGCTCGAATCGGGCACGATGGGCCGCGCGGCGGTGCCGTCGGGCGCGTCCACCGGTTCGCGTGAAGCGATCGAACTGCGCGACGGCGAAGCCGGCCGCTACAACGGCAAGGGCGTGCTGAAGGCGGTCGAGCACATCAACACCGAAATCTCCGAAGCCATCATGGGCCTCGACGCGTCGGAACAGGCGTTCCTCGACAAGACGCTGCTCGAGCTGGACGGCACCGACAACAAGTCGCGCCTCGGCGCGAACGCGATGCTGGCCGTGTCGATGGCCGTCGCGAAGGCGGCCGCCGAAGAGGCCGGCCTGCCGCTGTACCGCTACTTCGGCGGTTCGGGCGCGATGCAACTGCCGGTGCCGATGATGAACATCGTCAACGGCGGCGCGCATGCGAACAACAGCCTCGACATCCAGGAATTCATGATCGTCCCGGTGAGCCAGCCGACGTTCCGTGAAGCCCTGCGTTGCGGCGCGGAAGTGTTCCACGCACTGAAGAAGATCCTGAGCGACCGCGGCATGAGCACGGCAGTCGGCGACGAAGGCGGCTTCGCGCCGAACTTCGGCAGCAACGACGAGTGCCTGTCGACGATCCTGCAGGCGATCGAGAAGGCCGGCTACCGTGCGGGCGAAGACGTGCTGCTCGCGCTCGACTGCGCGGCATCCGAGTTCTATCACGACGGCAAGTACCAGCTCGCGGGCGAAGGCCTGCAACTGTCGTCGGCCGAATTCACCGACTACCTCGCGACGCTCGCCGACAAGTTCCCGATCGTGTCGATCGAGGACGGCATGCACGAAAGCGACTGGGAAGGCTGGAAGCTGCTGACCGACCGCCTCGGCAAGAAGGTGCAACTGGTCGGCGACGACCTGTTCGTCACGAACACGCGCATCCTGAAGGAAGGCATCGAGAAGGGCATCGCGAACTCGATCCTCATCAAGATCAACCAGATCGGTACGCTGACCGAAACGTTCGCGGCCATCGAAATGGCGAAGCGCGCAGGCTACACGGCCGTGATCTCGCACCGCTCGGGCGAAACGGAAGATTCGACGATCGCGGATATCGCGGTTGGCCTGAACGCCGGTCAGATCAAGACGGGTTCGCTGTCGCGCAGCGACCGTATCTCGAAGTACAACCAGCTGCTGCGCATCGAGGAAGATCTCGGCGACATCGCGAGCTACCCGGGTAAATCGGCTTTCTATAACCTGCGCTAA
- the ftsB gene encoding cell division protein FtsB — MRLVTVVLIALLALIQYPLWWGHGGWLRVHELRQQLDDQLQKNADEKLRNERTAGEVQDLQSGTAAIEERARYEMGMVKDGEVFVQFVSPNAPAAPLNNMPSNTSTRGAVSAAPVRVVPNPQSIAKPSRHHGGDKGKAAHH, encoded by the coding sequence ATGCGGCTTGTCACTGTCGTCCTGATTGCCTTGCTGGCGCTCATTCAGTACCCCCTATGGTGGGGACACGGCGGCTGGCTGCGGGTGCATGAATTGCGTCAGCAGCTCGACGACCAGCTCCAGAAGAATGCGGACGAGAAGCTGCGCAACGAGCGCACTGCCGGCGAAGTGCAGGATCTGCAGAGCGGCACCGCGGCCATCGAGGAGCGCGCGCGCTACGAGATGGGCATGGTGAAGGACGGCGAGGTATTCGTGCAGTTCGTGTCGCCGAATGCGCCGGCCGCGCCGTTGAACAACATGCCGTCGAATACGTCGACGCGCGGCGCCGTGTCCGCGGCGCCGGTGCGCGTCGTGCCGAATCCGCAGTCGATCGCGAAGCCGTCGCGGCATCATGGCGGCGATAAGGGCAAGGCCGCGCATCACTGA
- a CDS encoding alpha/beta fold hydrolase, whose product MKDILHFSHANGFPASTYRTIFAELADDYELRYIERIGHDRRYPVTRDWPHLVEQLLDDIGSRYERPVWLVGHSLGGYLSLMAALKKPQWVRGVVMIDSPIIAGWRAGALRASQWAGLDERLSPAAATRNRRTRWVSRDEVWRHFREKPAFARWDERMLADYIDYGIPQAGADGERVLAFDRQVEYLIYRTLPHTLGPRLAHGAPVPLGFLAGTRSREVRQVGLDATRRAARGRVEWLEGSHLFPMERPLETARALQRMLNSLKAAEGEVSQGGAPLAKRA is encoded by the coding sequence TTGAAGGACATCCTCCATTTCTCGCATGCGAACGGCTTTCCGGCGTCGACGTACCGCACGATCTTCGCCGAACTGGCCGACGACTACGAGCTGCGCTACATCGAACGGATCGGCCACGACCGCCGCTATCCGGTGACGCGCGACTGGCCGCATCTCGTCGAGCAACTGCTTGACGACATCGGCAGCCGCTACGAGCGTCCCGTCTGGCTCGTCGGCCATTCGCTCGGCGGCTACCTGTCGCTGATGGCTGCGCTGAAGAAGCCTCAATGGGTGCGCGGCGTCGTGATGATCGATTCGCCGATCATCGCGGGCTGGCGCGCCGGCGCATTGCGTGCGAGCCAGTGGGCGGGGCTCGACGAGCGGCTGTCGCCGGCGGCCGCGACGCGTAACCGGCGCACGCGCTGGGTGAGCCGTGACGAAGTCTGGCGGCACTTTCGTGAGAAACCGGCGTTCGCCCGCTGGGACGAACGGATGCTGGCCGACTACATCGACTACGGGATTCCGCAGGCCGGGGCCGACGGCGAGCGGGTGCTCGCGTTCGACCGGCAGGTCGAATACCTGATCTACCGGACGCTGCCGCACACGCTCGGCCCGAGGCTCGCGCACGGCGCGCCGGTGCCGCTCGGTTTTCTCGCCGGCACGCGTTCGCGCGAGGTGCGCCAGGTCGGGCTCGATGCGACGCGCCGCGCGGCGCGCGGCCGCGTCGAATGGCTGGAAGGCAGCCACCTGTTCCCGATGGAGCGGCCGCTCGAGACCGCCCGCGCATTGCAGCGGATGCTGAATTCGCTGAAGGCGGCCGAGGGCGAAGTGTCGCAGGGCGGCGCCCCGCTCGCGAAGCGCGCCTGA
- the kdsA gene encoding 3-deoxy-8-phosphooctulonate synthase, which yields MKLCDFEVGLDKPFFLIAGTCVVESEQMTIDTAGRLKEICAKLNVPFIYKSSYDKANRSSGKSFRGLGMDEGLRILSEVKRQLGLPVLTDVHSIDEIEQVASVVDVLQTPAFLCRQTDFIQACARSGKPVNIKKGQFLAPHDMKNVIDKARDAAREAGLSEDRFMACERGVSFGYNNLVSDMRSLAIMRETSAPVVFDATHSVQLPGGQGTSSGGQREFVPVLARAAVATGVAGLFMETHPNPAEAKSDGPNAVPLNRMSALLETLVTLDQAVKRHPFLENDFN from the coding sequence ATGAAGCTGTGCGATTTCGAGGTCGGTCTCGACAAGCCTTTCTTCCTGATCGCGGGTACCTGCGTCGTCGAGTCGGAGCAAATGACGATCGACACGGCAGGCCGCCTGAAGGAAATCTGCGCGAAGCTGAACGTTCCGTTCATCTACAAGTCGTCCTACGACAAGGCGAACCGCAGTTCGGGCAAGTCGTTTCGTGGCCTCGGAATGGACGAGGGCCTACGGATCCTGTCCGAGGTGAAGCGCCAGCTCGGCCTGCCGGTGCTGACCGACGTGCATTCGATCGACGAGATCGAGCAGGTCGCGTCGGTCGTCGACGTGCTGCAGACGCCCGCGTTCCTGTGCCGCCAGACCGATTTCATCCAGGCGTGCGCGCGCTCGGGCAAGCCCGTCAACATCAAGAAGGGCCAGTTCCTCGCGCCGCACGACATGAAGAACGTGATCGACAAGGCGCGCGACGCCGCACGTGAAGCGGGGCTGTCGGAAGACCGCTTCATGGCGTGCGAGCGCGGTGTCTCGTTCGGCTACAACAATCTCGTGTCGGACATGCGTTCGCTCGCGATCATGCGCGAGACGAGCGCCCCGGTCGTGTTCGACGCGACCCACTCGGTGCAGTTGCCGGGCGGGCAGGGCACGAGCTCGGGCGGCCAGCGCGAATTCGTGCCGGTGCTTGCCCGTGCGGCAGTCGCGACGGGCGTCGCGGGCCTCTTCATGGAAACGCACCCGAATCCGGCCGAGGCAAAATCGGACGGCCCGAACGCGGTGCCGCTGAACCGGATGAGCGCGCTGCTGGAGACCCTCGTCACGCTCGACCAGGCGGTGAAGCGCCACCCGTTCCTGGAAAACGATTTCAATTAA
- a CDS encoding gamma carbonic anhydrase family protein: MTIYKLGDTAPTIHESVFVADTAAIIGKVVLEENASVWFGATIRGDNETITVGAGSNVQEGAVLHTDPGFPLTIAENVTIGHQAMLHGCTIGEGSLVGIQAVVLNGAVIGRNCLVGAGAVVTEGKTFPDNSLILGAPAKVVRELTAEDIARLRTNAKTYVERRAHFKEQLVRIG; encoded by the coding sequence GTGACGATCTACAAGCTGGGCGATACGGCCCCGACGATCCACGAAAGCGTATTCGTCGCCGACACGGCGGCCATCATCGGCAAGGTCGTGCTCGAGGAGAACGCGAGCGTCTGGTTCGGTGCGACGATTCGCGGCGACAACGAGACGATTACCGTCGGCGCGGGCAGCAACGTCCAGGAAGGCGCGGTACTGCATACGGACCCGGGCTTTCCGCTGACGATTGCCGAAAACGTGACGATCGGCCACCAGGCCATGCTGCACGGCTGCACGATCGGCGAAGGGTCGCTGGTCGGGATTCAGGCGGTGGTCTTGAATGGAGCGGTGATCGGCCGCAACTGTCTGGTTGGTGCCGGCGCGGTCGTGACGGAAGGCAAGACGTTCCCGGACAATTCGCTGATTCTCGGCGCACCGGCGAAAGTCGTGCGCGAGCTGACGGCGGAAGACATCGCGCGGCTGCGCACGAACGCGAAGACGTACGTCGAGCGGCGTGCGCATTTCAAGGAGCAACTCGTGCGAATCGGGTGA
- the hslO gene encoding Hsp33 family molecular chaperone HslO, whose translation MSDQLQKFMFNAAPVRGEIVSLRNTWQEVLSRRDYPAPVRTVLGEMMAACALLSANLKFNGTLIMQIFGDGPVQMLVVQCGSDLSMRATAKFAGDAAQTIGDDTSFASLVNASGHGRCVITLDPADKLPGQQPYQGIVPLNGVDGPLESVSQVLEHYMHHSEQLDTRMWLAADRDRAVGMLLQKLPGDGGIVPRNAETDTDTWERVCTLGGTLSAKELLEVEPEVVFRRLFWQENVQHFEPAGTRFQCSCSREKVGAMLRMLGREEVDSVIVERGHVEIHCEFCNQRYEFDPVDVAQLFAAPGVETGIAPATEQRH comes from the coding sequence GTGAGCGACCAGTTACAGAAATTCATGTTCAATGCGGCGCCCGTGCGCGGCGAGATCGTTTCGCTGCGCAATACGTGGCAGGAAGTGCTCTCCCGCCGCGACTACCCGGCCCCCGTGCGCACGGTGCTCGGCGAGATGATGGCCGCATGCGCGCTGCTGTCCGCGAACCTGAAATTCAACGGCACCCTGATCATGCAGATCTTCGGCGACGGGCCGGTCCAGATGCTGGTCGTCCAGTGCGGCTCGGATCTGTCGATGCGGGCCACCGCGAAGTTCGCCGGCGACGCCGCCCAGACGATCGGCGACGACACGAGCTTCGCATCGCTCGTCAATGCGAGCGGTCACGGCCGTTGCGTGATCACGCTCGACCCGGCCGACAAGCTGCCGGGCCAGCAGCCGTACCAGGGCATCGTGCCGCTGAACGGCGTCGACGGCCCGCTCGAATCCGTCTCGCAGGTGCTCGAGCATTACATGCATCACTCGGAGCAGCTCGACACGCGGATGTGGCTCGCTGCCGATCGCGACCGCGCAGTCGGCATGCTGCTGCAGAAGCTGCCGGGCGACGGCGGCATCGTGCCGCGCAACGCCGAAACCGATACCGATACGTGGGAACGCGTCTGCACGCTCGGCGGCACGCTGTCCGCCAAGGAACTGCTCGAGGTCGAACCGGAAGTCGTGTTCCGCCGGCTGTTCTGGCAGGAAAACGTGCAGCACTTCGAGCCGGCCGGCACGCGCTTCCAGTGCTCGTGCTCGCGCGAGAAGGTCGGTGCGATGCTGCGCATGCTCGGCCGCGAAGAGGTCGACAGCGTGATCGTCGAGCGTGGCCACGTCGAGATCCATTGCGAGTTCTGCAATCAGCGCTATGAATTCGATCCGGTCGACGTCGCGCAGCTGTTCGCGGCACCCGGCGTCGAGACGGGCATCGCGCCCGCGACCGAACAGCGTCACTGA